A genomic region of Salinibacterium sp. NK8237 contains the following coding sequences:
- a CDS encoding FAD-binding protein has translation MSTATTNWAGNLTYGAEAILHPTTVADVQELVAHWPRVRALGTRHSFTDIADTPGALISLSQFDPAITIDPSAMTVSVSGGTSYGILINELEKHGFALHNTGSLPHISVAGATATGTHGSGDHNGILSTAVAAVDLVTADGSLVHVDRTSEHLPAIAVGLGAFGIITRLTLGIEPSYRVRQDVYRFAPWETVLDNLDEVLASAYSVSLLADFASPTVAQIWLKTRLADGGEPDLASTLFGGAWYDDSDEGPSEHVNQRASVSGPWSERMPHFRLDGEPSNGGDELQTEYYVSREHAVQALEVLRTLGSQISPHLLISEIRSAAADSLWMSPAYERDVLCIGFTWAKHPAEVAALLPVIETALAPYAPRQHWGKLFHFGAEVVHERFPRAADFRALQREYDPEGKFWNSFLEQKLGSR, from the coding sequence ATGTCAACCGCCACCACAAACTGGGCAGGCAACCTCACCTACGGCGCCGAAGCAATCCTGCACCCGACCACGGTTGCTGACGTGCAAGAGCTGGTAGCCCACTGGCCCCGCGTTCGGGCGCTGGGCACTCGACACTCCTTCACCGACATCGCCGATACCCCCGGAGCGCTCATCTCGCTCTCTCAGTTCGACCCGGCGATCACGATCGATCCGTCTGCGATGACCGTGAGCGTGTCGGGCGGCACCAGCTACGGAATCCTCATCAACGAACTCGAAAAGCACGGTTTCGCCCTCCACAACACCGGGTCGCTGCCGCACATTTCGGTAGCGGGGGCCACGGCCACCGGCACTCACGGTTCCGGCGATCACAACGGCATCCTCTCCACCGCCGTCGCCGCCGTCGATCTCGTCACCGCGGATGGCTCCCTCGTGCACGTTGACCGCACTAGCGAGCATTTGCCCGCCATCGCCGTGGGCCTTGGCGCCTTCGGCATCATCACCCGGCTGACCCTCGGCATCGAGCCCAGCTACCGAGTTCGCCAAGACGTGTACCGTTTCGCGCCGTGGGAAACCGTGCTGGACAACCTCGACGAGGTGCTGGCTAGCGCCTACAGCGTGAGCCTTCTGGCCGACTTTGCGAGCCCCACCGTCGCGCAGATTTGGTTGAAGACTCGGTTAGCCGACGGTGGGGAACCAGACTTGGCATCCACGCTGTTTGGCGGTGCCTGGTACGACGACTCCGACGAAGGGCCCTCCGAGCACGTAAACCAGCGGGCGAGCGTTTCCGGCCCGTGGTCAGAGCGGATGCCGCACTTTCGACTCGACGGAGAGCCATCCAATGGCGGCGATGAACTCCAAACCGAGTACTACGTATCGCGAGAGCATGCGGTGCAGGCCTTGGAGGTGCTGCGCACGCTTGGCAGCCAGATATCGCCGCACCTGCTGATCTCCGAGATCCGTTCTGCAGCGGCTGACTCGCTCTGGATGAGCCCCGCCTACGAGCGCGACGTGCTCTGCATCGGCTTCACTTGGGCCAAGCATCCGGCTGAGGTCGCAGCGCTGCTCCCGGTGATCGAGACAGCTCTCGCCCCTTACGCACCACGGCAACACTGGGGAAAGCTCTTCCACTTTGGCGCCGAAGTTGTGCACGAGCGCTTTCCGCGCGCGGCCGATTTCCGCGCCCTTCAGCGCGAATATGACCCCGAGGGAAAGTTCTGGAACTCGTTCCTCGAGCAAAAACTGGGATCCCGCTAG
- a CDS encoding AI-2E family transporter → MIFKKKSSAAQAVSSSHRLGLRELWTDRLGSWSIRSLQVLLLLTLISVTVFALTQLKLVVIPVLIALILAAAASPLVVWMRRHGVGRALSAWVTLLGGILVLGGLITAIVFAVQDQWSDLSDSAVEGFEQLKSFALDGPFPIDQDALDEAWNAVVDFVTSATFGLGAIQGVSAAAQVVTGILLGAVILFFFLKDGDRIWEFFLRPMTGERRDRGHRIGHTAVRTLGGYVRGTATVAAVDAFGIGIGLLILQVPLALPLAVIVFLGAFIPLVGATVAGILAAVVALVTNGWVVALIVLGIVVLVNQLEGNFLQPVVMAQSLSIHPLVILVALTAGTILGGIVGAVLAVPIAAVGWAILKTWNENGEKPAPAGKKLK, encoded by the coding sequence ATGATCTTCAAGAAGAAATCGTCTGCCGCTCAAGCGGTATCCAGTTCCCACCGTCTGGGACTGCGCGAATTGTGGACCGATCGTTTGGGTTCTTGGTCGATCCGGTCTCTGCAGGTGTTGTTGCTCCTGACGCTTATTTCGGTGACGGTTTTCGCGCTCACGCAGCTCAAGCTCGTGGTCATTCCAGTGCTTATCGCGTTGATCCTTGCCGCGGCTGCTAGCCCGCTGGTGGTGTGGATGCGCCGCCACGGTGTCGGTCGCGCACTGTCGGCGTGGGTCACCTTGCTCGGCGGCATCCTCGTGCTTGGCGGACTAATCACCGCGATCGTGTTCGCTGTGCAGGATCAGTGGTCTGACTTGTCAGACTCGGCCGTTGAAGGGTTCGAGCAACTCAAGAGTTTCGCGCTCGACGGACCGTTCCCGATTGATCAGGACGCCCTCGATGAGGCGTGGAACGCGGTTGTCGACTTCGTTACGAGTGCGACCTTCGGCCTTGGTGCGATCCAGGGAGTCTCCGCGGCCGCTCAGGTCGTGACCGGAATTCTGCTTGGCGCTGTGATCCTGTTCTTCTTCCTCAAAGATGGCGACCGCATCTGGGAGTTCTTCCTTCGCCCCATGACCGGCGAGCGTCGTGATCGTGGGCACCGCATCGGCCACACAGCGGTTCGCACGCTCGGTGGTTACGTTCGCGGAACCGCGACGGTGGCCGCTGTCGACGCGTTCGGTATCGGTATCGGACTGCTGATTTTGCAGGTGCCGCTCGCGCTGCCTCTCGCCGTAATCGTCTTTCTCGGCGCGTTCATTCCGCTCGTGGGAGCCACCGTCGCGGGCATCTTGGCCGCCGTTGTCGCCCTAGTCACGAATGGCTGGGTTGTCGCGTTAATTGTTCTGGGAATCGTGGTGCTCGTGAACCAGCTGGAGGGCAACTTCCTGCAACCCGTAGTGATGGCGCAGTCCCTGAGCATTCACCCGCTGGTAATCTTGGTGGCGTTGACCGCCGGAACGATCCTCGGCGGCATCGTCGGAGCCGTGCTCGCTGTGCCGATCGCTGCCGTGGGCTGGGCGATTCTGAAGACGTGGAACGAAAACGGAGAGAAGCCAGCTCCTGCTGGCAAGAAGCTCAAGTAA
- a CDS encoding dihydrolipoamide acetyltransferase family protein → MAVSEFPLPDVGEGLTEAEIVSWKVAPGDEIVVNQVLVEIETAKSLVELPSPFAGTVQKLLVEEGSTVEVGTPIISVQSVGGSVELTAPGSGEDESHGMMSDVGAESSAADDAAAAVADTASTIANDDDKPGAVLVGYGTGGHVSSRRRKGGQPAKAGAAAAAAKPRPASVPASFASPIIAKPPIRKLAKDLGVELAEVVATGLAGETTREDVIRHASQASVFRNIETPEWGDEREERIPVKGVRKAIAKAMVHSAFTAPHVSVFTDVDATRTMEFVKRLKNSTDFAGVRVSPLLIMAKAVSWAVRRNPTVNSSWTDKEIIVHHYVNLGIAAATPRGLIVPNVKDVQELSLLELAKSLEQLTITARDGKTQPAEMSNGTITITNIGSYGMDTGTPIINPGEAAIVALGSIKQKPWVVDGEVRARYVTTVSASFDHRIVDGDVASRFVADLASVLEEPALLLD, encoded by the coding sequence GTGGCCGTATCTGAATTTCCTCTCCCCGATGTGGGCGAGGGGCTTACTGAAGCCGAGATCGTCTCTTGGAAGGTTGCGCCCGGCGACGAAATCGTCGTGAACCAGGTTCTGGTAGAGATCGAGACGGCTAAGTCGCTCGTCGAACTCCCCTCGCCTTTTGCCGGCACCGTGCAGAAGCTGCTGGTCGAGGAGGGGTCGACTGTTGAGGTCGGCACTCCGATCATCAGCGTGCAGTCCGTTGGCGGCTCAGTTGAGTTGACCGCACCCGGTTCCGGTGAAGACGAAAGCCACGGGATGATGTCCGACGTTGGTGCAGAAAGCAGCGCAGCGGATGACGCTGCCGCTGCTGTCGCTGACACGGCATCCACTATCGCTAACGACGATGACAAGCCCGGGGCTGTGCTCGTGGGCTATGGCACAGGCGGGCATGTCAGCTCGCGTCGTCGCAAGGGTGGGCAGCCGGCGAAGGCTGGCGCTGCCGCCGCCGCAGCGAAGCCTCGCCCGGCATCCGTGCCCGCGTCATTCGCCAGCCCGATCATCGCGAAGCCCCCGATCCGCAAGCTCGCCAAAGACCTGGGTGTTGAACTCGCCGAGGTCGTCGCGACAGGGTTGGCCGGCGAAACCACGCGCGAAGACGTGATTCGTCATGCTTCGCAGGCGAGCGTGTTCCGCAACATCGAGACTCCCGAGTGGGGCGACGAGCGCGAAGAGCGCATTCCCGTGAAGGGCGTGCGTAAGGCCATCGCCAAGGCCATGGTGCACAGCGCGTTCACGGCGCCGCACGTGAGCGTCTTCACTGACGTGGATGCCACGCGAACCATGGAGTTCGTAAAGCGACTCAAGAACTCCACCGACTTTGCAGGCGTACGAGTGAGCCCGCTACTGATCATGGCCAAGGCTGTGAGCTGGGCTGTGCGCCGCAACCCGACGGTGAACTCAAGCTGGACCGATAAAGAGATCATCGTTCACCACTACGTGAATCTGGGTATTGCTGCCGCTACGCCGCGCGGCCTCATCGTGCCGAACGTTAAAGACGTTCAAGAGTTGAGCCTGCTCGAGCTCGCGAAATCTCTCGAACAGCTCACTATCACCGCGCGTGATGGCAAGACGCAGCCCGCCGAAATGTCGAACGGCACGATCACGATCACCAACATCGGTTCGTACGGCATGGACACCGGCACGCCCATCATCAACCCGGGCGAGGCCGCGATTGTGGCTCTGGGTTCGATCAAGCAGAAGCCGTGGGTTGTCGACGGCGAAGTGCGGGCACGTTACGTTACGACGGTCAGTGCGAGCTTCGACCACCGCATTGTCGATGGGGATGTCGCGAGCCGTTTCGTTGCCGATCTTGCGAGTGTGCTGGAAGAGCCTGCTCTGCTGCTCGACTAG
- a CDS encoding alpha-ketoacid dehydrogenase subunit beta produces the protein MTETMTMAKALNEGMRAAMAADGKVLLMGEDIGPLGGVFRVTEGLQAEFGENRVLDTPLAESGIVGTAIGLAMSGFRPVCEIQFDGFIFPGFDQITSQLAKLTARHEGTLQMPVVIRVPYGGHIGAVEHHQESPEAYFAHTAGLRLLSPATPHDAYWMIQEAITSNDPVMFFEPKSRYWQKGEVDRESAGIATHSSRVVREGTEVTLVGHGAIVSMLLQAAELAAEEGTSVEVVDLRSLSPIDYDPIVASAQKTGRVVVVQEAPGNVSVGSEVAATVAERAFYSLEAPVLRVSGYDAPFPPAKLESVYLPSVDRILDAVDRALAY, from the coding sequence ATGACTGAAACGATGACGATGGCTAAGGCTCTCAACGAGGGCATGCGTGCCGCGATGGCTGCTGACGGCAAAGTCCTGTTGATGGGCGAAGACATTGGGCCGCTCGGCGGAGTTTTTCGGGTAACCGAAGGACTGCAAGCTGAGTTCGGCGAAAATCGCGTTCTTGACACTCCTCTCGCGGAGTCCGGAATCGTGGGTACCGCGATCGGGCTTGCCATGAGCGGATTCCGCCCCGTGTGCGAAATCCAGTTCGACGGTTTCATTTTTCCCGGCTTCGACCAGATCACTTCCCAACTGGCAAAGCTGACCGCGCGCCACGAAGGCACGCTTCAGATGCCTGTCGTGATTCGTGTTCCTTACGGCGGACACATTGGTGCGGTCGAGCATCACCAGGAAAGCCCAGAAGCGTACTTCGCGCACACTGCCGGGTTGCGTCTGCTCAGCCCCGCTACGCCTCACGATGCTTACTGGATGATTCAAGAAGCCATCACGAGCAACGACCCCGTGATGTTCTTCGAGCCCAAGTCGCGCTACTGGCAGAAGGGCGAGGTTGACCGCGAATCGGCCGGCATCGCCACTCACTCCAGCCGGGTAGTGCGTGAGGGCACCGAAGTGACGCTCGTCGGTCACGGAGCGATCGTGTCGATGCTGCTGCAAGCAGCAGAGCTCGCCGCCGAGGAAGGCACGAGTGTCGAGGTCGTTGACCTTCGATCGCTCTCCCCCATCGACTACGACCCGATTGTGGCATCCGCCCAAAAAACGGGCCGCGTTGTTGTTGTTCAAGAGGCACCCGGGAATGTGAGCGTGGGCTCGGAGGTTGCGGCTACCGTGGCAGAGCGTGCGTTCTACTCACTCGAAGCACCTGTGCTGCGCGTGAGCGGTTACGACGCCCCATTCCCTCCTGCCAAGCTGGAATCCGTGTACTTGCCTAGTGTTGACCGCATCTTGGATGCTGTTGACCGGGCATTGGCCTACTGA
- a CDS encoding thiamine pyrophosphate-dependent dehydrogenase E1 component subunit alpha → MSYTAATVQLLSPEGTLVHSDASEQYLPYVDKLSDDALQEFHRHMVVMRRFDIEAANLQRQGQLALWVPSHGQEAAQVGSALAAKPQDHLFPSYREHVIALMRGVDPITILSMFRGLSHGGWDPKEHDNFHLYTLVIGSQTLHATGYAMGMNLEGRAGTGNPDTDAAVMVYFGDGSTSQGDVSEAMVFAASYQTPQVFFLQNNHWAISVPVSRQSRTPLYLRGEGFGIPSVQIDGNDVLASFAVSKANLDAARAGEGPRFIEALTYRMGAHTTSDDPSKYRANSELEFWAQRDPITRFDTYLRGRGASQAFFDEIAAEGDDLAADIRKRITELPVPASSTMFDNVYSDPHPLMDEQRTALADFEASFEEGN, encoded by the coding sequence ATGTCTTATACCGCCGCGACGGTTCAGCTGCTCTCCCCCGAGGGCACGCTCGTTCACAGCGATGCCAGCGAACAGTACCTCCCGTATGTCGACAAGCTCAGTGATGACGCTCTTCAGGAATTTCACCGCCACATGGTGGTGATGCGCCGCTTCGATATTGAGGCAGCGAACCTGCAACGTCAGGGCCAGCTTGCCCTCTGGGTTCCGAGCCACGGCCAAGAGGCTGCTCAGGTCGGTTCGGCGCTCGCCGCCAAACCCCAAGACCACCTGTTCCCCTCCTATCGGGAACACGTCATTGCGCTCATGCGCGGCGTTGACCCGATCACGATCCTGTCGATGTTCCGCGGCCTCAGCCACGGTGGCTGGGATCCTAAGGAGCACGACAACTTCCACCTCTACACGCTCGTGATCGGTTCGCAGACGCTGCACGCCACCGGTTATGCCATGGGCATGAACCTCGAAGGTCGTGCTGGCACAGGCAACCCCGACACCGATGCGGCCGTCATGGTCTACTTCGGCGACGGCTCAACGAGCCAGGGTGACGTGAGCGAAGCAATGGTCTTCGCCGCCAGCTACCAAACCCCGCAAGTCTTCTTCTTGCAAAACAATCACTGGGCTATCTCGGTTCCCGTCTCACGCCAGTCGCGCACGCCGCTCTATCTGCGCGGCGAAGGTTTCGGCATCCCGAGCGTTCAAATCGACGGCAACGACGTTCTCGCGAGCTTCGCCGTGAGCAAAGCCAACCTGGATGCCGCGCGTGCCGGCGAAGGCCCCCGCTTCATTGAGGCCCTCACCTATCGCATGGGTGCCCACACCACGAGCGATGATCCCTCGAAATACCGCGCCAACAGCGAACTCGAGTTCTGGGCTCAACGTGACCCCATCACCCGCTTCGACACCTACCTGCGGGGCCGCGGCGCGAGCCAAGCCTTCTTTGACGAAATCGCGGCTGAGGGCGACGACCTCGCTGCCGACATCCGCAAGCGCATCACCGAGTTGCCGGTGCCGGCCAGCTCGACGATGTTCGACAATGTCTACTCAGACCCGCATCCGCTGATGGATGAACAGCGCACAGCGCTCGCCGACTTCGAGGCATCGTTTGAGGAGGGCAACTAA
- a CDS encoding histidinol-phosphate transaminase yields the protein MTSKRVQLRPEIAAIVPYRQGAPAAADAFKLSSNENPYEPLPSVLAQLSTATINRYPDASAAVLRAQIAERFGVTPDSVQVGAGSVAVLAQLVSAAAAAGDEVIYAWRSFEAYPLLVSAAGATSVQIANQGDHRHDLAAMSDAITASTRVVIVCSPNNPTSTVVTDAEFRDFMATVPENVLVVLDEAYREFVTDADAVCGETLVGTYPNLVLLRTFSKAYGLAGLRIGYAVGPEYVMDAARAVAIPLSVTEIAQKAAIASLEHEDELLERVTRINTVRDRIVAGLREQGWDVPAPNGNFVWLPTGSTTDWAAEVFRSHGIVVRALGEGLRVSVGEEESVEKLLRAAQEVVASRETI from the coding sequence GTGACCAGCAAACGAGTACAGCTTCGGCCCGAAATCGCCGCCATCGTGCCCTACCGCCAAGGTGCGCCCGCCGCCGCGGATGCCTTCAAGCTGTCCTCCAACGAAAACCCTTACGAGCCGCTGCCCTCGGTGCTCGCGCAACTCTCCACCGCCACCATCAACCGCTACCCCGACGCATCCGCCGCTGTATTGCGTGCGCAGATTGCTGAACGCTTCGGTGTTACCCCCGACAGCGTGCAGGTCGGGGCAGGCTCGGTGGCCGTGCTCGCCCAACTCGTGAGCGCCGCCGCAGCCGCTGGCGACGAGGTTATTTACGCCTGGCGCAGCTTCGAGGCCTACCCACTGTTGGTCTCGGCAGCCGGAGCCACGAGCGTGCAGATCGCGAATCAAGGCGACCACCGGCACGACCTCGCGGCTATGAGCGACGCCATAACGGCATCCACTCGCGTCGTGATTGTCTGCAGCCCCAACAACCCCACCAGCACTGTTGTCACGGATGCCGAATTCCGCGACTTCATGGCAACAGTTCCCGAGAACGTTCTCGTCGTTCTCGATGAGGCCTACCGCGAGTTCGTGACTGACGCCGATGCCGTGTGCGGAGAGACGCTCGTCGGCACGTACCCGAACCTCGTCCTGCTCCGCACCTTCTCCAAGGCGTACGGCCTCGCGGGCCTCAGAATCGGCTATGCCGTTGGCCCCGAATACGTGATGGATGCGGCGCGAGCGGTAGCGATTCCACTCTCGGTAACGGAGATTGCGCAGAAAGCAGCAATCGCATCTCTCGAACATGAAGATGAATTGTTGGAGCGGGTGACCCGCATTAATACGGTGCGCGACAGAATCGTTGCTGGCCTTAGAGAGCAAGGCTGGGACGTGCCCGCCCCCAACGGCAACTTCGTCTGGTTGCCCACCGGGTCAACAACCGACTGGGCTGCAGAGGTATTTCGCTCACACGGGATCGTCGTTCGCGCGCTCGGCGAAGGCCTCCGAGTGAGTGTTGGCGAAGAGGAATCTGTGGAGAAACTCCTAAGAGCAGCCCAAGAGGTTGTCGCTTCAAGGGAAACGATCTAA
- a CDS encoding phage holin family protein, producing the protein MRIIVRLLINALALWLTTVVVAGVEIIPFAPGGTLEVILTFLLVAAVFGIVNGVLGNLIRIVAFPLYVLTLGLLALIVNGLLLLLTSWISGLFGFGLVVDGFWWGVLGALVLGLISWFIGILVRPVVGRKR; encoded by the coding sequence ATGAGAATCATCGTGCGCTTGCTGATCAACGCTCTTGCTTTGTGGCTGACTACGGTGGTTGTTGCCGGGGTCGAGATCATTCCTTTCGCCCCGGGTGGAACTCTTGAGGTCATTCTGACCTTCTTGCTGGTCGCTGCGGTCTTCGGAATTGTGAACGGAGTGCTCGGCAATCTGATCCGCATTGTTGCTTTCCCGCTGTACGTTCTGACGCTCGGCCTCCTCGCTCTTATCGTGAACGGCCTGCTGCTCCTACTCACGAGCTGGATCTCAGGTCTCTTCGGTTTCGGCCTCGTTGTTGACGGATTCTGGTGGGGAGTGCTTGGCGCGCTCGTCTTGGGTCTCATCAGCTGGTTCATCGGCATTCTGGTTCGCCCGGTAGTCGGCCGCAAGCGCTAA
- a CDS encoding low molecular weight protein-tyrosine-phosphatase gives MTFERASSDSTAFRVCFVCTGNICRSPMAETVFRELVAQAGLQDRIAVTSAGTGDWHVGEAADDRTINALAARGYNGSGHRARQFDPEWFDKFDLIVAFDRGQERILRTWAPNDQDRSKVQPMLSFDNELAPLVDVPDPYYSDAALFDRVLGMIEKACGSLFRQITPGITAPTPNN, from the coding sequence ATGACTTTCGAGCGAGCATCCTCAGACTCGACTGCCTTTAGGGTCTGTTTCGTCTGCACCGGCAACATCTGCCGCTCTCCGATGGCCGAAACAGTGTTTCGAGAGCTCGTTGCTCAAGCTGGCCTGCAGGACCGCATCGCGGTTACTTCCGCTGGTACCGGTGACTGGCATGTGGGGGAGGCCGCCGACGATCGCACCATCAATGCCCTCGCAGCACGCGGCTACAATGGTTCTGGGCATCGCGCCCGCCAGTTCGACCCCGAATGGTTTGACAAGTTCGACCTCATCGTCGCGTTCGATCGAGGACAGGAACGAATTCTGCGCACGTGGGCACCCAACGATCAAGATCGGTCGAAAGTGCAGCCCATGTTGAGCTTTGACAACGAACTCGCTCCTCTTGTCGATGTGCCAGACCCCTACTATTCGGATGCCGCACTCTTCGATCGTGTCCTCGGCATGATCGAGAAAGCGTGCGGTTCACTATTTCGTCAGATCACGCCAGGCATCACAGCACCAACCCCCAACAACTAG
- the purB gene encoding adenylosuccinate lyase, translating into MSPLPVQPLSPLDGRYRPAVSALGEYLSEAGLNRARVHVEVEWLIFLTSKSLFGSSPLSADQVTALRAFATDFGQEQIDELARLEATTRHDVKAVEYLVRAKLDELGLNAIAELTHFAATSEDINNLSYALTISDAVREVWLPKFRIVLDALRAQSELMRDNAMLAHTHGQPATPTTMGKEFAVFVYRLDRILTRIEGISYLGKFSGATGTFAAHLAADPEQNWPALSKEFVESLGLDWNPLTTQIESHDWQVELYQATSHANRVLHNLCTDVWSYISMGYFRQIPQAGATGSSTMPHKINPIRFENAEANLELSSALLESLAQTLVTSRLQRDLTDSTTQRNVGVAYGHSLLALDNIQRGLKEIALNPVALDADLDSNWEILGEAIQTVIRAEVTAGRSTISDPYAILKELTRGKRINSVDLTEFISGLDIGADAKARLQALTPATYVGLASSLVDYLGDTK; encoded by the coding sequence ATGAGCCCGTTGCCCGTTCAACCACTGAGCCCCCTCGATGGCCGCTACCGGCCTGCCGTTTCGGCGTTGGGGGAGTACCTCTCGGAGGCAGGCCTCAACCGGGCCCGCGTGCATGTTGAAGTCGAATGGCTGATTTTCCTCACGAGCAAGAGCCTGTTCGGTTCGAGCCCGCTGAGCGCCGACCAGGTCACCGCCCTGCGCGCCTTCGCCACCGATTTTGGCCAAGAGCAGATCGATGAACTCGCTCGCCTCGAAGCCACCACCCGCCACGACGTCAAGGCCGTCGAGTACCTGGTGCGCGCCAAGCTCGACGAGCTCGGTCTCAACGCGATCGCTGAACTCACTCACTTCGCCGCCACCAGCGAAGACATCAACAACCTCTCCTACGCACTCACCATCTCGGATGCCGTGCGCGAAGTCTGGCTGCCCAAGTTCCGTATCGTGCTCGATGCGCTTCGCGCGCAGTCCGAGCTCATGCGCGACAACGCGATGCTCGCTCACACCCACGGTCAGCCGGCGACGCCGACCACCATGGGCAAGGAGTTCGCGGTCTTCGTGTACCGTCTCGACCGCATCCTGACTCGCATTGAGGGCATCAGTTACCTCGGCAAGTTCAGCGGAGCGACAGGCACGTTTGCTGCTCACCTCGCTGCAGACCCCGAGCAGAATTGGCCTGCCCTCTCGAAGGAGTTCGTGGAGTCCCTCGGGCTCGACTGGAACCCGCTGACCACGCAGATCGAATCGCACGACTGGCAAGTGGAGCTGTACCAGGCCACCAGCCACGCGAACCGCGTGCTGCACAACCTCTGCACTGACGTGTGGTCGTACATTTCGATGGGCTACTTCCGCCAGATTCCGCAGGCGGGCGCAACCGGTTCGTCGACGATGCCGCACAAGATCAACCCGATCCGCTTCGAGAACGCCGAAGCCAACCTCGAGCTCTCGAGCGCTCTTCTCGAGTCGCTCGCTCAGACTCTCGTGACTTCACGACTTCAGCGCGACCTCACCGACTCCACGACGCAGCGCAACGTGGGTGTCGCTTACGGTCACTCGCTGCTCGCTCTCGACAATATCCAGCGCGGCCTCAAGGAGATCGCCCTCAATCCTGTTGCTCTCGACGCTGATCTCGACAGCAACTGGGAGATCCTCGGCGAGGCCATCCAGACGGTCATTCGCGCCGAGGTTACCGCTGGCCGCAGCACCATCAGCGACCCCTACGCCATCCTCAAGGAACTCACGCGCGGCAAGCGCATCAACTCCGTCGACCTCACCGAGTTCATCTCGGGGCTCGACATTGGTGCGGATGCCAAGGCTCGCCTGCAGGCGCTCACGCCGGCGACCTATGTCGGCCTTGCCAGCTCGCTCGTCGACTACCTCGGCGACACCAAGTAG
- a CDS encoding ABC transporter ATP-binding protein encodes MITLSNVGKSYGHDVTIGPVDLTIPEGGITALVGPNGAGKSTLLTMVGRLLGIDSGHIEVAGYDVAKTKSKDLAKIIAILRQENHFIARLTVRQLVGFSRFPYSQGRLTEADEVAINNSINFLNLEGLQDRYLDELSGGQRQRAYVAMVLAQDTEYVLLDEPLNNLDMKHSVQMMQHLKRAAQELGRTIIIVLHDINFAGHYADHICAVKNGQVVEFGAPGEIMTDAVLTQIFDTPVQVIDGPNGALAVYY; translated from the coding sequence GTGATCACCCTGAGCAATGTGGGCAAAAGCTACGGGCACGATGTGACCATTGGTCCCGTCGACCTCACGATTCCCGAGGGCGGAATCACCGCACTGGTGGGCCCGAACGGTGCGGGCAAATCCACGCTGCTAACGATGGTTGGCCGCCTGCTTGGGATCGACTCCGGTCACATCGAGGTCGCGGGCTACGACGTCGCGAAGACTAAGTCGAAAGACCTCGCCAAGATCATCGCGATCCTGCGGCAAGAGAACCACTTCATCGCCCGGCTCACGGTGCGTCAGCTCGTGGGATTCAGTCGCTTCCCGTATTCGCAAGGGCGACTGACCGAAGCGGATGAGGTGGCGATCAACAACTCCATCAACTTTCTGAACCTTGAGGGCCTGCAAGACCGCTACCTCGACGAGCTTTCGGGTGGGCAACGCCAACGCGCCTACGTTGCCATGGTGCTCGCGCAAGACACCGAATACGTGCTGCTCGATGAGCCCCTCAACAACCTCGACATGAAGCACTCAGTTCAGATGATGCAGCACCTCAAGCGGGCCGCTCAAGAACTCGGCCGCACCATCATCATCGTGCTTCACGACATCAACTTTGCGGGGCACTACGCCGACCACATCTGTGCGGTCAAGAACGGCCAGGTAGTCGAGTTCGGTGCTCCAGGGGAGATCATGACGGATGCTGTGCTCACCCAGATTTTCGATACCCCGGTGCAGGTCATTGATGGCCCCAACGGCGCACTGGCCGTGTACTACTAG